Proteins encoded by one window of Desulfomonilia bacterium:
- the pyrH gene encoding UMP kinase encodes MHKRIKRILLKLSGEALSGTRGNGFDPDAVSLMAEGVKDACDIGAQVGVVIGGGNIFRGADASSFVSDRVSADTMGMLATIINALALKEALSKTGVEARVLTAIEMPKVAQTMTKTLALEHLNAGRVVIFGGGTGNPFFTTDTNAALRALEIEADLLIKATKVDGIYDKDPVKHSDANFLKDIDYDEALSKNLGVMDATAIALCRENDLPIRVINIRVPGNIARVIRGEAIGSVVRRRN; translated from the coding sequence GTGCATAAAAGAATAAAACGCATACTATTAAAGCTCAGCGGGGAAGCCCTTTCAGGAACCAGGGGTAACGGTTTCGACCCCGATGCCGTCTCTCTGATGGCAGAGGGCGTTAAGGATGCATGTGACATCGGTGCCCAGGTGGGAGTGGTGATCGGAGGCGGAAATATATTCAGGGGCGCTGATGCCTCTTCATTTGTCTCCGACAGGGTCAGCGCTGACACGATGGGAATGCTTGCCACAATTATTAATGCACTGGCCCTTAAAGAGGCCCTCAGCAAAACGGGAGTCGAAGCCAGAGTTCTGACTGCGATCGAGATGCCCAAAGTTGCACAAACAATGACAAAGACCCTTGCCCTTGAACACCTTAATGCTGGCAGAGTCGTTATATTCGGGGGCGGTACCGGAAATCCCTTTTTTACCACTGACACCAATGCCGCACTCAGAGCGCTCGAAATAGAGGCGGACTTGCTTATCAAGGCAACGAAGGTTGACGGAATTTATGACAAGGACCCTGTAAAGCACAGTGATGCAAATTTTTTGAAGGATATCGATTACGATGAGGCCCTTTCTAAGAACCTTGGAGTTATGGATGCGACTGCGATCGCCCTGTGCAGGGAAAACGACCTTCCCATCAGGGTTATAAACATCAGGGTTCCGGGAAATATAGCCAGAGTGATCAGGGGAGAAGCTATAGGCTCTGTAGTAAGGAGGAGGAATTGA
- the rpsB gene encoding 30S ribosomal protein S2, translated as MPAVSMKQLLEAGVHFGHQTPRWNPLMKPYIFGARNGIHIIDLQKTEKLFDTACEFIKSATANGGKVLMVGTKKQAQDAIEEESQRCNAFYVNHRWLGGTLTNFSTIRKSIEKLKWLEMIIDNNTINNYPKKEQISMKRHKMKLDRSLSGIKMMEKLPSVLFIVDPSREYIAVREARRLNIPIVAIVDTNCDPSLIDYVIPGNDDAIRAIRLFTSKIADSILEGSSMFDEKLQGMAPEEKAEFTATPEEKKRKKKDRSEDITEGVEIIVKEETAEEVYADEA; from the coding sequence ATGCCGGCAGTAAGTATGAAGCAGCTCCTGGAAGCAGGGGTCCATTTCGGACATCAGACACCACGTTGGAACCCGTTGATGAAACCGTATATTTTCGGTGCACGCAACGGCATTCACATCATTGACCTTCAAAAAACGGAAAAGCTCTTTGACACGGCCTGCGAGTTCATCAAATCCGCCACGGCAAACGGCGGAAAAGTACTCATGGTTGGTACAAAGAAGCAGGCGCAGGATGCAATCGAGGAAGAATCACAGAGGTGCAATGCATTCTATGTCAACCACAGGTGGCTGGGCGGAACCCTGACAAACTTTTCTACAATAAGGAAGAGCATTGAAAAGCTGAAATGGCTTGAGATGATTATCGATAATAACACCATCAACAACTATCCCAAAAAAGAACAGATCAGCATGAAAAGACACAAGATGAAACTTGACAGATCATTGTCGGGTATAAAGATGATGGAAAAGCTGCCATCGGTACTTTTCATCGTTGATCCGTCCAGAGAATATATTGCAGTACGAGAAGCCAGAAGGCTCAATATACCGATAGTGGCAATTGTCGATACAAACTGCGACCCTTCATTGATAGATTATGTAATCCCGGGCAACGATGATGCCATCAGGGCGATCAGATTGTTTACTTCAAAGATTGCCGATTCCATACTCGAGGGTTCCTCAATGTTCGATGAAAAGCTCCAGGGTATGGCACCCGAAGAAAAAGCTGAATTCACTGCAACACCCGAAGAGAAAAAGAGAAAGAAGAAAGACCGCAGTGAAGACATTACCGAGGGCGTGGAAATCATTGTTAAAGAAGAAACTGCTGAAGAGGTTTACGCTGACGAGGCGTAA
- the frr gene encoding ribosome recycling factor — protein MIKEVLDDVKNDMTKAVDSMKHGLTKIRTGRASISLLDGLMADYYGTATPINQLATLSTPEPRLIAVQPWDKGAFQPIEKAILKSELGLTPQNDGKIIRIPIPPLNEERRRDLVKLVKKMGEDFKVEIRNYRRDGNALLKEMEKEKEISKDELAKGQEDIQTLTDDYIKKIDVLMMEKEREIMEI, from the coding sequence ATGATAAAAGAAGTTTTGGATGATGTAAAAAATGACATGACCAAAGCCGTTGATTCCATGAAACACGGGCTTACAAAGATCAGAACCGGCAGGGCGTCAATAAGCCTTCTGGACGGCTTGATGGCCGATTATTACGGAACCGCTACACCCATAAACCAGCTTGCCACTCTTTCCACACCGGAACCAAGGCTTATAGCGGTTCAACCCTGGGACAAAGGTGCTTTCCAGCCTATTGAAAAGGCAATCTTAAAAAGCGAGCTCGGGCTGACACCTCAGAATGACGGCAAGATAATAAGAATCCCAATTCCGCCTCTGAACGAGGAAAGAAGGCGTGACCTGGTTAAACTGGTTAAGAAAATGGGTGAAGATTTCAAGGTCGAGATCAGAAATTACAGGAGAGACGGCAACGCTCTCCTGAAAGAGATGGAGAAGGAAAAAGAGATCAGCAAGGACGAGCTGGCGAAAGGCCAGGAAGATATTCAGACGCTTACAGATGATTACATTAAAAAGATTGACGTCCTGATGATGGAAAAAGAACGAGAAATAATGGAGATATAG
- a CDS encoding HEAT repeat domain-containing protein, producing the protein MVLKLPGSELKKTDINRLLAATVAGGLSLALFYTIFGFIFCRHHAVRISAEMSLFAANHMTTVIRPDDPYLTSFIHQFASGSFFGLTLGLLIGIVAAAAGIVIFFTAGSHAFSRIIQAGLIAAVAAFAIVSGYSRELPYVSVIFGIFSPAVFFIPWLLITNNSKDKTNSYVSWFVFFIVLCVPLLLLKTQSFELIRDAMVETPILRDINSFYYNHTFLAADVIKPLKFRTQNAVSVSSRIGEITELPHGSLFIKTDNPCAVNGAVIAASDEKLPCRSVVLSSGAGIVTADRILKDATGDPNKALRNGIGTFLKGPIVMVPVIILGWASFGLASLFRRKPLAAIIVILCYLMVFIPGFYQTYLKRTLYADSSKIHEYASSSNPSKRYLSLIYMLDKNVVHTDGLYPDELRALAGDSRASTRLNALVLAGELRDPQFSDLARISLNDSQLNVRTKACWAIGRFGLPDAASALEGVINNDPSWYVRDYAYMAMSKFKHEAKIVLK; encoded by the coding sequence ATGGTGCTTAAACTCCCCGGCTCCGAGCTGAAAAAGACGGACATCAACCGTCTTCTTGCAGCTACCGTAGCCGGCGGGCTTTCTTTAGCGCTTTTTTATACGATATTCGGTTTCATCTTCTGCAGACATCATGCTGTCCGCATCTCAGCCGAGATGTCCCTATTCGCTGCAAACCATATGACTACGGTAATAAGACCTGATGATCCCTATCTGACATCCTTCATACACCAGTTTGCAAGCGGCTCGTTTTTCGGCCTCACACTCGGTCTTCTGATAGGAATCGTTGCAGCTGCGGCAGGAATAGTAATATTTTTTACCGCAGGCAGCCATGCTTTCTCCCGGATAATTCAGGCCGGGCTGATTGCTGCTGTAGCCGCGTTTGCAATTGTATCCGGATACAGCAGGGAACTGCCTTATGTCTCGGTAATCTTCGGGATATTTTCACCGGCGGTTTTTTTCATTCCATGGCTCTTGATAACGAACAACTCTAAAGATAAAACAAATTCGTATGTTTCTTGGTTCGTGTTTTTTATTGTGCTGTGCGTTCCTCTTTTATTATTGAAAACCCAGTCTTTCGAACTTATCCGTGATGCAATGGTTGAAACCCCCATACTGAGGGACATAAACAGTTTCTACTACAACCACACATTTCTTGCCGCTGATGTAATAAAGCCACTTAAATTCAGAACACAAAACGCCGTATCAGTATCAAGCAGAATCGGCGAAATAACTGAACTGCCCCACGGAAGCCTGTTTATAAAAACCGATAACCCATGCGCAGTGAACGGGGCAGTAATCGCCGCTTCAGATGAAAAGCTTCCCTGCAGATCCGTTGTCCTGAGCAGCGGAGCCGGAATTGTAACTGCGGACAGAATACTGAAAGATGCGACTGGAGACCCGAACAAGGCCTTGAGAAACGGAATAGGAACCTTTCTGAAGGGGCCTATTGTCATGGTTCCTGTTATTATTCTGGGATGGGCATCATTCGGCTTGGCATCTCTTTTCAGGAGAAAGCCTCTTGCCGCTATCATTGTTATCCTCTGTTACCTGATGGTGTTTATTCCGGGATTTTATCAGACATACCTAAAGAGAACCCTGTATGCCGATTCATCAAAAATTCACGAATACGCATCCTCCTCAAACCCTTCAAAGAGATATCTCAGCCTTATCTACATGCTCGATAAAAATGTCGTGCACACAGACGGACTGTATCCCGACGAGCTCAGAGCCCTTGCAGGAGACTCACGTGCCAGCACAAGACTTAATGCACTTGTCCTGGCGGGAGAACTCAGGGATCCTCAATTCTCAGACCTTGCAAGGATTTCCTTGAATGACTCACAGCTCAATGTCAGGACTAAAGCCTGCTGGGCCATCGGAAGGTTCGGTCTGCCTGATGCGGCATCCGCTCTTGAAGGGGTTATCAATAATGATCCTTCCTGGTATGTCAGGGATTATGCCTATATGGCCATGTCTAAATTCAAGCACGAGGCAAAAATAGTTCTCAAATGA
- the tsf gene encoding translation elongation factor Ts — MEITSEIVMKLRNKTGVGMMDCKKALVETNGDFEKAVEILRKKGMEVATKRAGKTASQGTVTSYIHLGGKMGVLLEVNCESDFVAKGEAFQTFVKDVSMHIAAAKPLWVSRDDVPANILEKEKAILKDQALATGKPEKVVEKIVEGKISKFYSENCLLEQLFVKDTDRTIQQYLDELIGKTGEKCVVRRFARFELGEEL, encoded by the coding sequence ATGGAAATAACATCGGAAATAGTAATGAAACTGAGAAACAAGACGGGCGTCGGCATGATGGACTGCAAAAAAGCGCTTGTCGAGACGAACGGCGATTTCGAGAAGGCAGTTGAAATTCTCAGGAAAAAAGGAATGGAAGTAGCTACGAAACGTGCAGGCAAAACGGCATCACAGGGGACAGTGACAAGTTACATTCATCTGGGCGGCAAAATGGGCGTGCTTCTAGAAGTCAACTGTGAGAGCGATTTTGTTGCAAAAGGAGAAGCCTTCCAGACATTCGTGAAAGACGTATCAATGCATATAGCAGCTGCTAAACCGCTATGGGTAAGCAGAGATGATGTGCCGGCAAATATTCTCGAGAAAGAAAAGGCCATATTGAAAGACCAGGCGCTTGCCACGGGAAAGCCCGAAAAGGTTGTTGAAAAAATAGTCGAAGGCAAAATAAGCAAATTCTATTCAGAAAACTGTCTGCTTGAGCAGCTCTTTGTAAAAGATACCGACAGGACTATACAGCAGTATCTTGACGAACTTATCGGAAAAACAGGTGAGAAATGCGTTGTAAGGCGCTTTGCTCGCTTCGAACTGGGTGAAGAACTTTAA
- a CDS encoding aldehyde ferredoxin oxidoreductase family protein codes for MGKGFMGKVLWVDLTSGEISEEIIPETTYEKYLAGLGLGAHICYERIPAGADALGPDNILGILPGLLTGTGSIFSGRWMVVGKSPLTGGWGDANCGGTFAPSIKRSGYDGIFFKGISEKPVYLYVKDGQAELKDASHYWGKDTVEAEEELIEAHGKNAKVALIGPAGERLSLIAGVCNDRGRIAARSGLGAVMGSKRLKAVVLDGRKRIEVSNKSLMKSLTEKSMKFINLKMPLPGGWFLPLVGAFMRIMPTQMMQDGFLFKQLLAKWGTIFQNQYSLEAGDSPVKNWKGSLVDFNREKSSRTGADLIINREKNKYHCYSCPLGCGGICSMTGRYSETHKPEYETVLALGGLLMNDDLESIFYLNEYLNRAGMDSISAGGTIAFAMECFEKGILSGDDLGGLDLSWGNSGSIIKLAEMMVERKGMGDILADGSKKAAERIGKGSSEYAITAGGQELPMHDSRNDPGYALHYSAEPTPGRHTIGSQLAYEMYQLWKRVSGMPRPIPLYHKNSKYIADERKAKMAKACSDYMNVINASGLCWFGAMMGCTRVPAFDWLNAATGWNRSADEYMKIGAVIQSTKQAFNVKHGIDPVSFRIKDRCAGIPKLTEGANKGRTVDIDKLMNDYWKEYGWDDRGRPSVNNL; via the coding sequence ATGGGAAAAGGATTTATGGGCAAGGTTCTCTGGGTCGATCTGACCTCAGGTGAAATCAGTGAAGAGATTATCCCCGAAACCACTTACGAAAAATATCTGGCCGGACTCGGGCTTGGAGCCCATATCTGCTATGAGAGGATCCCGGCAGGTGCGGATGCTCTCGGCCCTGACAATATACTGGGTATACTGCCCGGACTGTTAACCGGTACCGGCAGCATCTTTTCCGGCAGGTGGATGGTGGTCGGCAAGTCGCCTCTTACCGGCGGATGGGGAGACGCTAATTGCGGCGGCACATTCGCACCATCCATAAAACGTTCGGGATATGACGGCATATTTTTTAAAGGTATCAGCGAAAAGCCTGTGTATCTTTATGTGAAAGACGGCCAGGCGGAGCTTAAAGACGCTTCCCACTACTGGGGCAAAGATACGGTCGAAGCTGAAGAAGAACTGATCGAAGCACACGGTAAAAACGCTAAGGTTGCATTGATAGGCCCGGCCGGTGAAAGGCTGTCACTTATTGCAGGCGTATGCAATGACAGGGGAAGGATTGCGGCCCGTTCCGGGCTTGGCGCAGTCATGGGATCGAAGAGGCTCAAGGCGGTCGTGCTCGACGGCAGGAAGCGCATCGAAGTCAGCAACAAATCCCTGATGAAAAGTCTGACTGAAAAGAGCATGAAATTCATCAATCTTAAGATGCCCCTTCCCGGCGGATGGTTCCTTCCTCTGGTCGGAGCCTTTATGCGCATAATGCCGACACAGATGATGCAGGATGGATTCCTGTTCAAGCAGCTGCTGGCAAAATGGGGAACAATTTTTCAAAACCAGTATTCGCTTGAAGCCGGTGACTCTCCAGTTAAGAACTGGAAAGGAAGCCTTGTCGATTTCAACAGGGAAAAGTCAAGCAGAACAGGTGCCGATCTGATAATTAACCGGGAGAAGAACAAATATCACTGCTATTCATGTCCGCTAGGATGCGGCGGAATCTGCTCCATGACAGGCAGATACAGTGAGACGCACAAACCTGAATATGAAACCGTTCTTGCCCTTGGCGGACTTCTGATGAATGACGACCTTGAGAGCATTTTCTACCTGAACGAATACCTGAACCGTGCGGGAATGGATTCAATTTCAGCTGGCGGCACGATTGCGTTCGCCATGGAATGTTTTGAAAAAGGGATTCTTTCAGGAGATGACCTGGGAGGTCTTGATCTTTCGTGGGGAAACAGCGGTTCCATAATAAAACTCGCAGAGATGATGGTAGAGCGCAAAGGCATGGGCGATATCCTGGCCGACGGTTCCAAAAAGGCTGCCGAGAGAATCGGCAAAGGCAGCTCGGAGTATGCAATCACGGCAGGCGGACAGGAACTCCCGATGCACGACAGCAGGAATGACCCGGGCTATGCCCTTCATTACAGCGCAGAACCTACACCGGGCAGGCATACGATAGGCTCGCAGCTGGCTTATGAAATGTATCAGCTCTGGAAAAGGGTATCAGGCATGCCCAGACCGATACCTCTCTACCATAAAAATTCAAAATACATAGCAGATGAGAGAAAGGCAAAGATGGCAAAGGCGTGCAGCGATTATATGAATGTAATAAACGCAAGCGGCCTGTGCTGGTTCGGCGCAATGATGGGATGCACAAGGGTTCCTGCATTCGACTGGCTGAACGCGGCGACCGGCTGGAACAGGTCGGCGGATGAATACATGAAAATCGGTGCCGTTATTCAATCAACCAAACAGGCGTTTAATGTTAAACACGGAATAGATCCGGTCTCGTTCAGGATAAAAGACCGTTGTGCAGGCATCCCCAAACTCACGGAAGGAGCGAACAAAGGTCGTACAGTGGATATTGACAAGCTTATGAACGACTACTGGAAAGAATATGGCTGGGATGATAGAGGCAGGCCTTCTGTCAATAATTTGTAA